The Methanosphaera sp. DNA segment TATACTTACAATAAGATTGCAGTTGGTGGAACTTTTGATAAGTTTCACAAGGGACATGAACAGTTAATTAAAACAGCTTTTGACATGGCAGAAAATGTCTTAATAGGCGTTTCATCTGATGCATTTGCATCAAGAAAGTCACATAATGTTGAGTGTTGTGAAAAAAGAATTAAAAATGTAAAAGAAGCTATCAAAGATTATGATAATAATTATACTATTATTGAAATTAATGATGCTATGGGTACTGCTGATATTGATGCAAATCTTGATGCTATTGTTGTAAGTGAGGAGACTGAGGAATCTGCTGTTTATATTAATAAGATTCGTCATGAAAATGGTCTTAAGTTACTTGATATTGTTGTTATTAAATGGGTTTTAGCTGATGATAATATTCCTATTTCATCTACTCGTATTCGTAAAGGTGAAATTACACAAGATGGTGTTATTATATCAGACTAGGATTTTTTTTTATCTTCTTTTTTTTTAATTCCCTTTTTTTATCTACTATTACTTTTTTTTTATATTTTATTTATGATTGAATTGTGTGTTGTATTTAGTATTGTTTTTGTATTTGTTGCTATTGTTGTGTAGTAGTTTATTGTGAAGTTTGCAACTACTAGTATTATAATAAGTACTGTTGTAACTATTAGTATTACTTCTATGCTTATTTGTGCTTTTTGGTCTTTTATTATTTTCATGGTGTTGTTGTTTTGTTTGTTAGGTTGTTTCGTATTTGTTGTGCATCTTCTTTTGCTGTGAAGTTTTGTGATTGGCTGAAGTAGTTTGAATATATTTGTAGTGCTACTAATGCTATTATTATTACTCCTCCAAATAGTAGTATGTATTCTGCTGCTGATTGTCCTTTTTGATCTTTTATTATGTTCATCTTTTTTACACCTCCTATTTTGTATTACTAATATTATATTTAGTATTACTTTTTATATAAAGTATTACAATTTAGCTTAAAATCCACATAAAAGTATTACTTATTTTTTTAGTATATAAATAAAATCTATTTAGTAAATAAAAAACAAAAATATAATAATATTAAAACAATAATTTCAAGGAAAAATAGTCAATGAAGATACTAATAATAACATGTGGGGTAGGAATAGGACATGCATCAAGAAGTCTTACACTATCAAAGATTCTAAAAAAACATGGACATGAAACAATATTTGCAAGCTATAATGCAGGCTTGCATTTCATACATAAAAACAATGAAGAAGTATATCCAATTCCTGCAATGAACTTCCAAGGAGAAGATGGGGAAATTGATATTGAAAAAACAGTATCAAAATCAAAAGACATACCATTTACCTTTATAAAATCCTTAATTGAAGAATATAAGATAATTAAAAAAACAAACCCTGACATTATTATTACAGATTCAGACTATGGAGCTGTATTTGTTTCAAAAATACTAAAAAAGCCATGCTATATTATAACAAATGACCTGGAATTTGGATTTTCAAATTCAACAGATAAAAGATACATAAAATACCTTGAAAAATTTATTAAAAAACTAATCCTGGGAATTTCAAAACTAGCAGATGCAATACTAATACCTGACATTCCAGGATCTGTTGATGTACCCAGGAAACTTGAAGATAAAACACATTTTATAGGATCACTCATATATCATGATGAAACACTCACAAAAGATGATTTACGTCGTAAATATGGTGTTGGTGTTGATGCTAAAGTTATTGTTGTAACAATTGGTGGAAGTGATTTTGGTAAAATATTAATAGAAAATATGTGTGATATAGCCCACACACTTGATGTTGATTATATTTACATGTTCACTGGTTTTGAAATAAATCCTGATGAATTTAAATGTAAAGTTAGGAGTAATAATGTTATAATAAAACAGTTTACATACAACTTAGTTGAATGGATGAAACTTTCTGATTTAACAGTTGCACTTGCAGGACACACAACAACAATGGAATTAATATCAATAGCAAAACCCAACATACTAATACCACTAAAAAATCATATAGAACAACAAAAAAATATAGAAAGAATAAAGCCATATAATATAACACAAACACTAGATATAAATAATAAAGATCAACTAAAAACAACAATAAATGAAACACTAAAAAAACTAGATACAATAAAAGTAGATGAAAAACAACACAAAGAATTTATGAAATATGATGGCTGTCAAAATACATTAAAAATAATAGAAGAAAACAACATATAAAACAAAATAATGAAAAAAATAATTATAATATAAAATATTAGGTGATTTATTATGGATATTAAATATTATGGACATTCAGCATTCCAGATAACAACACAAGAAGGACTTAAAATATTAATAGACCCATTTATAAGTGGAAATGAAAAATGTTTAACACCAGTAGAGCTAATAAATCCTGATGTAATACTAATAACACATGGACATTCAGACCACTTTGGTGATGCAATGGAAATTGCAAATAATTCATCAGCACTTATCATAGGAACACATGAAATTGCAAACTTCATACAAAAACAGGGACTTGAAGCTATAGGAATGAATATTGGTGGAACTGTATCAATTAATGATCTTGTAAATATTTCAATGGTAGATGCAAAACATACATCTTCACTTGACTTTACAGAAAATGCAGAAGTAGGAGGATCTGCAATAGGATATATAATAACACTTGAAAATGGAAAGAAAATCTACTTTGCAGGAGATACAGGACTTTTTGGTGATATGAAAACAGTTATTGGTGATATTTACAAACCTGACATTGCATTGCTTCCAATTGGTGATAGATTTACAATGGGACCTGAAGATGCAGCAATTGCAGCTAAATGGTTAAATGTACGTATTGTAATTCCTATGCATTATAATACATTCGATGCAATAGCACAAGATCCTGAATTGTTTGCTGATATGGTTTCAGAAAAAGCTGCAGGTACATATACTGTAATTCTTGATCCTGGAGAAACATACTCTGAAGAATAAAAATATTTTTTTTTCCTAATCTTCCTCTTCTTTTTTTTTAATTCTTTATTTTTTCAAATAATAATTTAAGTACATGTAGCTGTAGTTTTTAATTTTTAATAAAAATAGTTATGATATGTATTTAAATGAATTTATACTTTGATATAATCTATGATATTGATTAAATATTGATAAATATTGTATCTAAAATTAATTAAAATTAATAATAAAAAAAATAAAAAAAATAAAGTTTTTAGTGGGGTGGTGATTTGTATAATTTATCATCTAATTACTATTTCTTTTTGAAATAACTGAATTTAATTTATTTATCTCATATACCACAACAAGTAGTATTGGCCATACACCTATTCTTCCAATCCAGAATTCAAGAATCATTACAAGTTTAACAACAGCTGGTGCTCCAACATTAATATATTCAGGTCCAACACCAATATTACCAATAGCAGATGCAGAAAGAGCATAAGCAACTTGTATATCATTACAAAATACCAGAATTATAGTTGCACTTACAACAAATATCAACAGATAGGCTATAATATACATTATAATTGGCCTAATTTCTGTATATGACAATTCAATATTACGACCATCATGTTGTACTTTTTTTACATTCACTGAATTTTTAGGTAAAAAGATTGTCTGACCTTCCCACCATACACTTTTAAGAAGTAAATATATGTTATAAAGCTTAATTCCCCCAGCTGTAGAACATATTCCTCCTCCACAAAACATTACAATTATCAGTATATGATAACAAAATGGTGACCACATATTAATATCTGTTGATGTAAATCCAGTACTTGACATTACAGAGATAACCTGGAAAAGTGCATGTCTGAGTGTTATAAATACATCAGAGCCATATGTATGACTTGAAAGATGTGATAATGTTATAAGAATTGTAGCAGTAGCAATTAATGCAAACATTGTCTTTGTTTCAGAATCCTTATAAAATGCCTTGAAATTTCCTTTTATTAATCTGTATATAAGTATAAAGTTTGTACTTCCAAGTAACATCTGTATTATTGTTACAATCTGCACAGGAAGTGAACTAAATCCTCCAACACTGTCAGGATATATTGAAAATCCTCCAGTTGCAATAGCTGCCATCATATAACAGAGTGAATCAAATAAGTCAAGACCAACCATTATATATAATGCCACACCAATAGCTGAAATTAGCAGATATAACTTTATAAATATGATAGATGTATGACGTATATTTGGTGTCATCTGCTCTGTTCTACCTTCTGCTGTGTAGAGCTGATTTAATTTTCCTGTTGTTGGAACAAGTACTAGTATAAATATAATGAAACCAAGTCCACCAAGCCATTGTGTTAATGCTTGCCAAAGTGCAAGAGAATATGGTGTTCTTGATGCTGGTATAAATGAAAATCCTGTTGTTGTAATACCAGACATTGCCTGGAAGAATGAATCAATTACACCAAGAGTACCTGAAAAGTAGTATGGAAGTCCTGCAAGTAGTGCTGCAACACCCCATATACCAAATACAAAAATTAAATCTCCCTTAAGTGAAAGTTGTGTCTTTTTATAGTCTTTGTAGCTATAATACAATATCAAACCAGGAACAAGTGATATGATAGCTGATGCTATAAATGAGTAAAGATACCTTATGCTATCATTATAAATAATAGCACATCCTACAGGTAATAATAGAAATAATCCAAGGATAATACATATAATTCCAGTAAAATGGGCAATAGCCTTAATTTCACTTGCTTTTAATTTGTTTATAAAAAACGAATTCATTATTACCCGCCTTTTTTTGTGTTTTTAGTTTTAATCCATACAATAAATAATAATACTCTTATTTAAATAAAAAAAATAAAAAAATCCCGAAAAATATTATTAATATTATAATATTATTTACATAATTTCATATGTTAATTGTATTATTTAAATTTATAATAATTAAAAAAATGGGAAAATTTTAAAAAAAAGAAAGGGAAGATATTTTTTTTTAGTTTATTTATAAGATTATTTTTTTATTTTATCTTTTTCATATAATACTACAGAAACAACATCTCGTATTGTTCTTCCTATACTTCCACCAAGACTTCCAAGTACTACTCCACCAATTATTGTAAAAAGTAGTACAATTATAATTGACATTGCAAATGACACATCATTTGTCATCATTAAAAGTGAGCTGAACTTTGGAATGTAGTATGATACGAGAAATATACTGAAAATAAAACATAAAATCATACTTGATGTTGTACATCTAAGAGCTCTGTGTTTTACATTCTTCTTATCTGATGGATTATATAAAAATGCTGCAACAAGTGGTGCCATAATAATGGCAAGTATCACAGCACTTAGAGGATATCCCATAATTCTTCCAATAAATAAGATAAAACTTCCAATAAATAAACCTATTATAATTGACGTAAGATAGTCAAGATTAATATAGTCTAGTTTTATCATAGTTAATCTAAGTATTATTTTTATTTTCTAAAGATTATAATATTTTTTATTATTAAAACT contains these protein-coding regions:
- a CDS encoding UDP-N-acetylglucosamine--N-acetylmuramyl-(pentapeptide) pyrophosphoryl-undecaprenol N-acetylglucosamine transferase: MKILIITCGVGIGHASRSLTLSKILKKHGHETIFASYNAGLHFIHKNNEEVYPIPAMNFQGEDGEIDIEKTVSKSKDIPFTFIKSLIEEYKIIKKTNPDIIITDSDYGAVFVSKILKKPCYIITNDLEFGFSNSTDKRYIKYLEKFIKKLILGISKLADAILIPDIPGSVDVPRKLEDKTHFIGSLIYHDETLTKDDLRRKYGVGVDAKVIVVTIGGSDFGKILIENMCDIAHTLDVDYIYMFTGFEINPDEFKCKVRSNNVIIKQFTYNLVEWMKLSDLTVALAGHTTTMELISIAKPNILIPLKNHIEQQKNIERIKPYNITQTLDINNKDQLKTTINETLKKLDTIKVDEKQHKEFMKYDGCQNTLKIIEENNI
- a CDS encoding metal-dependent hydrolase yields the protein MDIKYYGHSAFQITTQEGLKILIDPFISGNEKCLTPVELINPDVILITHGHSDHFGDAMEIANNSSALIIGTHEIANFIQKQGLEAIGMNIGGTVSINDLVNISMVDAKHTSSLDFTENAEVGGSAIGYIITLENGKKIYFAGDTGLFGDMKTVIGDIYKPDIALLPIGDRFTMGPEDAAIAAKWLNVRIVIPMHYNTFDAIAQDPELFADMVSEKAAGTYTVILDPGETYSEE
- a CDS encoding class III signal peptide-containing protein, whose translation is MNIIKDQKGQSAAEYILLFGGVIIIALVALQIYSNYFSQSQNFTAKEDAQQIRNNLTNKTTTP
- a CDS encoding phosphopantetheine adenylyltransferase; the protein is MDYTYNKIAVGGTFDKFHKGHEQLIKTAFDMAENVLIGVSSDAFASRKSHNVECCEKRIKNVKEAIKDYDNNYTIIEINDAMGTADIDANLDAIVVSEETEESAVYINKIRHENGLKLLDIVVIKWVLADDNIPISSTRIRKGEITQDGVIISD
- a CDS encoding TrkH family potassium uptake protein, coding for MNSFFINKLKASEIKAIAHFTGIICIILGLFLLLPVGCAIIYNDSIRYLYSFIASAIISLVPGLILYYSYKDYKKTQLSLKGDLIFVFGIWGVAALLAGLPYYFSGTLGVIDSFFQAMSGITTTGFSFIPASRTPYSLALWQALTQWLGGLGFIIFILVLVPTTGKLNQLYTAEGRTEQMTPNIRHTSIIFIKLYLLISAIGVALYIMVGLDLFDSLCYMMAAIATGGFSIYPDSVGGFSSLPVQIVTIIQMLLGSTNFILIYRLIKGNFKAFYKDSETKTMFALIATATILITLSHLSSHTYGSDVFITLRHALFQVISVMSSTGFTSTDINMWSPFCYHILIIVMFCGGGICSTAGGIKLYNIYLLLKSVWWEGQTIFLPKNSVNVKKVQHDGRNIELSYTEIRPIIMYIIAYLLIFVVSATIILVFCNDIQVAYALSASAIGNIGVGPEYINVGAPAVVKLVMILEFWIGRIGVWPILLVVVYEINKLNSVISKRNSN
- a CDS encoding DUF5518 domain-containing protein, which produces MIKLDYINLDYLTSIIIGLFIGSFILFIGRIMGYPLSAVILAIIMAPLVAAFLYNPSDKKNVKHRALRCTTSSMILCFIFSIFLVSYYIPKFSSLLMMTNDVSFAMSIIIVLLFTIIGGVVLGSLGGSIGRTIRDVVSVVLYEKDKIKK